Genomic window (Ictalurus punctatus breed USDA103 chromosome 16, Coco_2.0, whole genome shotgun sequence):
ACCAAAAGGAGGCCCCACTACTAACATAAAATCTACACTTTGCCCAAATACTATAGCCACCACCACCCTAAACATGCTACTTATATAATTAGTTTCACCTGGTCACATGTCACCTAACAGATTAAAAGTTAAGTCTCTCCAGGGTCCTAAACAAGCTTGGTTATCTTCAGTCTTGTCTTTTAGCCTCATGCGTTATCATTAGGTCCCCTATAGGTTATGGAGAGATCTTGACACCTTGCCTACAAGCAACACTGACTTGCGCAGCATGCACCGCTTGGTTTTTTACAATTCTACAGTTTGGTTCTATGCTCagtgttcatttaaattcaagTTTGCCTATTTTATGCAACCAATATGATGAGCCATCATATGTGATGTAGCAAAGACATGACTCTATAGTTACAATGAAGAAGCAGCTAATTATTTGCAACTATTTTTGAATCTGAGCCTTCATCAATGAAGAGAGACATGAACATGTACAATTTTAAGATGTCTTTAATGCAAAGCAATACTGGGTATAAACCACAGAATTCATAAAACATGAGAAAATCAACAGCAGCAAAATAAAGGTGCACCTCTAAAGCATCAGTATACATATATACCAAGCATGACACAGATTCTGCTTAGGTGGAATTTCAATAAGCTTCTTGtacatatatcacacacacacacacacacacacacacacacacacacacatggaattGTTTTCAGGACAGAGCTCTTTGCAAGTTTTGTTACATGAGACATTAAAGGGGaactattatgcaaaattcacttttaaatggtgtttgaacataactCTGTGTCGGCAgagtgtgtacacaaccaccctacaatggtaaaaatccacccactcctttgatatattcccaataaatcataaacagtgtctcaaaatgagtcgaTTTCATTTGCTCCCTAACGTgatgtcatgttggaacaagcCCCGCCCTATTACCATagatcctcccctgagtgagctgcacacaatCCACCATGCTTTCCACACATGTCTCAGCTTCGTAAGCGttgtaagtgttctgttgttggctgtaagattgaacataagagtcttcatgtactcccggcaatagagccactgaagacgcagtggagaagttgtatttttgaaggaaatatgCCCCCAAAATACCTAAATTCATGTATGTTTGTGCACGTcgttttacaccagactgctttgtgaaacaTCTGGTAAAAAGTCTcaaaataggtctcctttaacaAAAATCAGTAAAAGGGGAAACACACGGTCACGTGTGGTTTGCACTGCAAGGACAATCGGCTGCCCTTCCTGTAGCATTgccttaggcatcttacattacaagACATTGCAGATTATTgatctggccacatctgcagtcctcaggCCACCCTGCAGGatgcctatggcatgttcacacaggcgagcaggcaccctaggcatctttcttctggtgtttttcagagtcagtagaaagacCCCTTTAATGTCCCACGTTATTGTAACCGTGACCACCTATAAACAGTTAGTGTCCTAACGACTCTTCCACAAGAGCAGgtgcaataattgttcatggttcattgaacaagcatggaagacattgtttacagatcttttattggaaagggtttcaaacttatttggattttactaaaattctttaaaatacagtctcctgctaaagggacatttcttttcACAGAGTTCACTGCAGTCATGCTAGGAGAATACAAACCTGAGAGTTTAGTCAAAGCATATTTCAAGAGCAAGAGCTATGAAAATTAACACAAAAGTTTCAAACCATTTTGGCCAGAATTGCATAAACAGTGTTGAAAACTAGCTACACTTTCTGCAAATACTTCACTGCTCAAAATCTGAGTGAGCCTTGAACAAAGACAAGGACTGACCAAAGGCAAGATACTGGCAAGTGTTCTATACGCACTgctaatgaattatttattacttcatTATTCAAACCACTGAGGAAAGTGAGATTAGTCTGTGACCATAAAAAGGTTTTAGTGAAAATAAGCATGATCAAATGCTATAGATTGAAAAGACTCCAAATACAGACTAAATTCATTACCCATCAAGTGAGAATTTCATTTGAGGAAACACAGCCAAGTCAAAATGTGCATTCTCCTTTTATTGCAACAAAAATTCAGGCAAACAATAAAAAGCACCACAAATGAGCATATTCAGTCAGCGATCAAAGCACTCAGTAGTTAATCTTACAGTTGAGATTGTCAGGAGGGCCTGGTGTTGGGAAATGGGGGGGAGCTGTAAGTGGCTGAGCTCACAATTTCAGGTGTATTGGAAAAGCTTTGTGGAACACAGAATGCTGATGAGGCACTGATTCCAGAAAGTGTCCCATGAATTCTTGGTTCACAGGTTGTGTGTCTGTACACTCTGGCTTCGAACAAATTTGTTGTTTGCAGCTCCTTGAGGAGAATTGCAGAAACCAAATGGAAAGTTACACACCGAGCTGTACTGGTCATGTACTGGCAATGTACCCTGGAAATCAATGCCTGCAAAATTCTGTGAGGTACCTGGAATGGGTACAGCAGCAAAAGAGCCTGTGCCTTGAGATGATGTGGCAACACGAGGAGAGGTTTGGCTGGATGCTATAGAGGCAATtgcactctccaccattgagcATTGTGTCTGTCGGCAAGGCTTGGGTAGAGAGACTGGGGGagtggcaacagtttgtgggACAGGTGAgaagtgtgtagatgtgtgaaaTGCTGGGGTCTGTACATTATTCTGAGACATGGCAGAAGTCCCAGCACTTTGGTTCAGAAACGGCAAAATATTGTTGATTGTTCTTGTTTGGGGATCAGAGCTCAGAGATTGAGAAACCGACACGTTCCGTAGCAAATTATGGAATCTAGGAGGAGTTATCGTATGCCAATTTGGAGCCTGAAAGTTGCCGTGAGCCAAagatgtagaagcagactgACCCACCAAAGCATTTGTTGTGGTGTCAGGCTGAAATGACTGGTCCTGCAATCCAGAGATTTTGTTTGTAGTGACCACAGAGTGGGAGGAGGATGgaatgctctgacccagtgaAGTCAGATACCTGCCAGAGCTAATCCCTTGATAGAATGTTGAGgcaccagaggactgagcctgagatgtagaagcagacaggcctgtctgaagcagtgttgtggtgccaggctggtatgatgactgggtctgggatccagatgtctggtttgcagtcaccacagactgggttgagtatggaaagccatgacccagagaagtcacattcctcctaattccttgatacaatgttgatgcaccagaggactgagcctgagatgtagtagcagactggcctgtctgaagcagtgttgtagtgccaggctggtatgatgactgggtctgggatccagatgtctggtttgcagtcaccacagactgggttgagtatggaaagccatgacccagagaagtcacattcctcctaattccttgatacaatgttgatgcaccagaggactgagcctgagatgtagacgcagactggcctgtctgaagcagtgttgtagtgccaggctggtatgatgactggatgtGGAACCCAGGTATTTCGGAAAGGGTTGCAGTCAATGGACGCTGTGCAATATTGTACACGCCAGAGGTTTGACTTGGATATGAAGCAGAAGCTCCCGAAGGCTGACTCTGAGGAAGAACaggctggcctgtctgaagGAGTGTTGTAGtgctaggctggtatgatgactgggtctgggatccagatgtctggtttgcagtcaccacagactgggttgagtatggaaagccatgacccagagatgtcacattcctcctaattccttgatacaatgttgatgcgccagaggactgagcctgagatgtagacgcagactggcctgtctgaagcagtgttgtagtgccaggctggtatgatgactggatgtGGAACCCAGGTATTTCGGAAAGGGTTGCAGTCAATGGACGCTGTGCAATATTGTACACGCCAGAGGTTTGACTTGGATATGAAGCAGAAGCTCCCGAAGGCTGACTCTGAGGAAGAACaggctggcctgtctgaagGAGTGTTGTAGtgctaggctggtatgatgactgggtctgggatccagaggCTTGAGAAGATGGAATTGTCTGACCTTGTACAATGGTGTACCATTTAGCATGTCCTGAAGGTGCAGCTCCATGGCTGCCaagagcctgagatgtagaagcagactggcctgtctgaagcagtgttgtggtgccaggctggtatgatgactgggtctgggctccagatgtctggtttgcagtcaccacagactgggttgagtatggaaagccatgacccagagaagtcacattcctcctaattccttgatacaatgttgatgcaccagaggactgagcctgagatgtaggaGCAGACTGggctgtctgaagcagtgttgtagtgccaggctggtatgatgactgggtctgggatccagatgtctggtttgtaGTGACCACAGACTGGGAGGAGGAAGGAATTATATGACCCAGTGACGTCAGATACCTGCCAGAGCTAATCCCTTGATACAACGTTGATGCgccagaggactgagcctgagatgtagacgcagactggcctgtctgaagcagtgttgtagtgccagcctggtatgatgactggatgtGGAACCCAGGTATTTCGGAAAGGGTTGCAGTCAATGGACGCTGTGCAATATTGTACACGCCAGAGGTTTGACTTGGATATGGAGCAGAAGCTCCCGAAGGCTGACTCTGAGGAAGAACaggctggcctgtctgaagcagtgttgtagtgctaggctggtatgatgactgggtctgggatccagacgCTTGAGAAGATGGAATTGTCTGACCTTGTACAATGGTGTACCATTTAGCATGTCCTGAAGGTGCAGCTCCATGGCTGCCaagagcctgagatgtagaagcagactggcctgtctgaagcagtgttgtggtgccaggctggtatgatgactgggtctgggatccagatgtctggtttgcagtcaccacagactgggttgagtatggaaagccatgacccagagaagtcacattcctcctaattccttgatacaatgttgatgcaccagaggactgagcctgagatgtaggagcagactggcctgtctgaagaagtgttgtagtgccaggctggtatgatgactgggtctgggatccagatgtctggtttgcagtcaccacagactgggttgagtatggaaagccatgacccagagaagtcacattcctcctaattccttgatacaatgttgatgcaccagaggactgagcctgagatgtagacgcagactggcctgtctgaagcagtgttgtagtgccaggctggtatgatgactggatgtGGAACCCAGGTATTTCGGAAAGGGTTGCAGTCAATGGACGCTGTGCAATATTGTACACGCCAGAGGTTTGACTTGGATATGAAGCAGAAGCTCCCGAAGGCTGACTCTGAGGAAGAACAGGCCTGCCTGTCTGAAGGAGTGTTGTAGtgctaggctggtatgatgactgggtctgggatccagatgtctggtttgcgGTCACCACAGACTGGGTTGAGTATGGAAAGCCATGACCCAGAGAAGTCACATTCCTCCTAATCCCTGGATACAATGTTGAtgcaccagaggactgagcctgagatgtagaagcagactgGACTGTCTGAACCTgtgttgtggtgccaggctggtatgatgactgggtctgggatccagaggCTTGAGAAGATGGAATTGTCTGACCTTGTACAATGGTGTACCATTTAGCATGTCCTGAAGGTGCAGCTCCATGGCTGCCaagagcctgagatgtagaagcagactggcctgtctgaagcagtgttgtggtgccaggctggtatgatgactgggtctgggatccagatgtctggtttgtaTTGACCACAGACTGGGAGGAGGATGGAATTATATGACCCAGTGAAGTCAGATACCTGCCAGAGCTAATCCCTCGATACAACGTTGACgcaccagaggactgagcctgagatgtagacgcagactggcctgtctgaacctgtgttgtggtgccaggctggtatgatgactggatgtGGAACCCAGGCATTTGGGAAGAGGATGCAATCAGAGGACCCTGTACAACAGAGTACATGCCAGAGGTTTGACTTGGATATGAAGCTGAAGCTCCGAAAGACTCAGGCTGGGCAATAGACTGAACCTGTGTTGTGGTGCTAGGCTGGTATGacgactgggtctgggatccagatgtctggtttgcagtGCCCCCAAACTGGAACCTGGATGGTCTTTGGAATCCACCGTTATTCTGACCTTTTTGAGGCCAAGATTGAGAGAGCAAAGTGCCACAGTTTTCAGGCTTGAGAGATTCAAACCAATAGAGCCTTGAGGACTGAGTCATCAAGTTGTCCTGCGGTTGAACCATGGGAGTTGCTTGACCTTGAGCATTTAGTACAGGTTTACCTTGAGCAGCACCACCAGAAGACTGAACAAAACTAGAATCCTGTTGAGCAGTTTGGACTTCTGAAGTATAACTGAAACTACTAGAATTTCCTCCGTCAACATTTCCGTTTGCACTTTTTCTGGACAGTAGCTCCAAAGCTTGAACAGGCGTAGCGAAGTGAAAATTTTGGTTCCATGTTGCATTAGAACGTCCAGCTTGCCAATCAACAACAGAGGTTGTATTCCACACTGTGAGGGATAAATCCAATTTTAGATTATAGATTTGCAActatacatgcaaatattttagatttaaaaGGTCATTTTAAAAGCCTACCTCCGAATCCACTTGTATCTCTCCAAAGAACCAAAGCAATGAAAATTAGATGGAgcctgtaagaaaaaaaaaaaaaaaaaaaagttacataccTAAaatcatggggggaaaaaaacatgtaaaaaaaaaaaaaaaaaagaaaaaagaaaaaaaaaagaaaaaaaaagaaaaaaaaggagaacaaACACAGGATACATACCCCTTCATTGCCCATGACATATCTCAAAAGAAGATTACCAAAAGGAGGCCCCACTACTAACATAAAATCTACACTTTGCCCAAATACTATAGCCACCACCACCCTAAACATGCTACTTATATAATTAGTTTCACCTGGTCACATGTCACCTAACAGATTAAAAGTTAAGTCTCTCCAGGGTCCTAAACAAGCTTGGTTATCTTCAGTCTTGTCTTTTAGCCTCATGCGTTATCATTAGGTCCCCTATAGGTTATGGAGAGATCTTGACACCTTGCCTACAAGCAACACTGACTTGCGCAGCATGCACCGCTTGGTTTTTTACAATTCTACAGTTTGGTTCTATGCTCagtgttcatttaaattcaagTTTGCCTATTTTATGCAACCAATATGATGAGCCATCTTATGTGATGTAGCAAAGACATGACTCTGTAGTTACAATGAAGAAGCAGCTAATTATTTGCAACTATTTTTGAATCTGAGCCTTCATCAATGAAGAGAGACATGAACATGTACAATTTTAAGATGTCTTTAATGCAAAGCAATACTGGGTATAAACCACAGAATTCATAAAACATGAGAAAATCAACAGCAGCAAAATAAAGGTGCACCTCTAAAGCATCAGTATACATATATACCAAGCATGACACAGATTCTGCTTAGGTGGAATTTCAATAAGCTTTTTGtacatatatcacacacacacacacacacacacacacacacatggaattGTTTTCAGGACAGAGCTCTTTGCAAGTTTTGTTACATGAGACATTAAAGGGGaactattatgcaaaattcacttttaaatggtgtttgaacataactCTGTGTCGGCAgagtgtgtacacaaccaccctacaatggtaaaaatccacccactcctttgatatattcccaataaatcataaacagtgtctcaaaatgagtcgaTTTCATTTGCTCCCTAACGTgatgtcatgttggaacaagcCCCGCCCTATTACCATagatcctcccctgagtgagctgcacacaatCCACCATGCTTTCCACACATGTCTCAGCTTCGTAAGCGttgtaagtgttctgttgttggctgtaagattgaacataagagtcttcatgtactcccggcaatagagccactgaagacgcagtggagaagttgtatttttgaaggaaatatgCCCCCAAAATACCTAAATTCGTGTATGTTTGTGCACGTcgttttacaccagactgctttgtgaaacaTCTGGTAAAAAGTCTcaaaataggtctcctttaacaAAAATCAGTAAAAGGGGAAACACACGGTCACGTGTGGTTTGCACTGCAAGGACAATCGGCTGCCCTTCCTGTAGCATTgccttaggcatcttacattacaagACATTGCAGATTATTgatctggccacatctgcagtcctcaggCCACCCTGCAGGatgcctatggcatgttcacacaggcgagcaggcaccctaggcatctttcttctggtgtttttcagagtcagtagaaagacCCCTTTAACGTCCCACGTTATTGTAACCGTGACCACCTATAAACAGTTAGTGTCCTAACGACTCTTCCACAAGAGCAGgtgcaataattgttcatggttcattgaacaagcatggaagacattgtttacagatcttttattggaaagggtttcaaacttatttggattttactaaaattctttaaaatacagtctcctgctaaagggacatttcttttcACAGAGTTCACTGCAGTCATGCTAGGAGAATACAAACCTGAGAGTTTAGTCAAAGCATATTTCAAGAGCAAGAGCTATGAAAATTAACACAAAAGTTTCAAACCATTTTGGCCAGAATTGCATAAACAGTGTTGAAAACTAGCTACACTTTCTGCAAATACTTCACTGCTCAAAATCTGAGTGAGCCTTGAACAAAGACAAGGACTGACCAAAGGCAAGATACTGGCAAGTGTTCTATACGCACTgctaatgaattatttattacttcatTATTCAAACCACTGAGGAAAGTGAGATTAGTCTGTGACCATAAAAAGGTTTTAGTGAAAATAAGCATGATCAAATGCTATAGATTGAAAAGACTCCAAATACAGACTAAATTCATTACCCATCAAGTGAGAATTTCATTTGAGGAAACACAGCCAAGTCAAAATGTGCATTCTCCTTTTATTGCAACAAAAATTCAGGCAAACAATAAAAAGCACCACAAATGAGCATATATTCAGTCAGCGATCAAAGCACTCAGTAGTTAATCTTACAGTTGAGATTGTCAGGAGGGCCTGGTGTTgtgaaatgggggggggggggggggggggggggggagctgTAAGTGGCTGAGCTCACAATTTCAGGTGTATTGGAAAAGCTTTGTGG
Coding sequences:
- the LOC128635225 gene encoding mucin-5AC-like; its protein translation is MSWAMKGLHLIFIALVLWRDTSGFGVWNTTSVVDWQAGRSNATWNQNFHFATPVQALELLSRKSANGNVDGGNSSSFSYTSEVQTAQQDSSFVQSSGGAAQGKPVLNAQGQATPMVQPQDNLMTQSSRLYWFESLKPENCGTLLSQSWPQKGQNNGGFQRPSRFQFGGTANQTSGSQTQSSYQPSTTTQVQSIAQPESFGASASYPSQTSGMYSVVQGPLIASSSQMPGFHIQSSYQPGTTTQVQTGQSASTSQAQSSGASTLYRGISSGRYLTSLGHIIPSSSQSVVNTNQTSGSQTQSSYQPGTTTLLQTGQSASTSQALGSHGAAPSGHAKWYTIVQGQTIPSSQASGSQTQSSYQPGTTTQVQTVQSASTSQAQSSGASTLYPGIRRNVTSLGHGFPYSTQSVVTANQTSGSQTQSSYQPSTTTLLQTGRPVLPQSQPSGASASYPSQTSGVYNIAQRPLTATLSEIPGFHIQSSYQPGTTTLLQTGQSASTSQAQSSGASTLYQGIRRNVTSLGHGFPYSTQSVVTANQTSGSQTQSSYQPGTTTLLQTGQSAPTSQAQSSGASTLYQGIRRNVTSLGHGFPYSTQSVVTANQTSGSQTQSSYQPGTTTLLQTGQSASTSQALGSHGAAPSGHAKWYTIVQGQTIPSSQASGSQTQSSYQPSTTTLLQTGQPVLPQSQPSGASAPYPSQTSGVYNIAQRPLTATLSEIPGFHIQSSYQAGTTTLLQTGQSASTSQAQSSGASTLYQGISSGRYLTSLGHIIPSSSQSVVTTNQTSGSQTQSSYQPGTTTLLQTAQSAPTSQAQSSGASTLYQGIRRNVTSLGHGFPYSTQSVVTANQTSGAQTQSSYQPGTTTLLQTGQSASTSQALGSHGAAPSGHAKWYTIVQGQTIPSSQASGSQTQSSYQPSTTTLLQTGQPVLPQSQPSGASASYPSQTSGVYNIAQRPLTATLSEIPGFHIQSSYQPGTTTLLQTGQSASTSQAQSSGASTLYQGIRRNVTSLGHGFPYSTQSVVTANQTSGSQTQSSYQPSTTTLLQTGQPVLPQSQPSGASASYPSQTSGVYNIAQRPLTATLSEIPGFHIQSSYQPGTTTLLQTGQSASTSQAQSSGASTLYQGIRRNVTSLGHGFPYSTQSVVTANQTSGSQTQSSYQPGTTTLLQTGQSATTSQAQSSGASTLYQGIRRNVTSLGHGFPYSTQSVVTANQTSGSQTQSSYQPGTTTLLQTGLSASTSQAQSSGASTFYQGISSGRYLTSLGQSIPSSSHSVVTTNKISGLQDQSFQPDTTTNALVGQSASTSLAHGNFQAPNWHTITPPRFHNLLRNVSVSQSLSSDPQTRTINNILPFLNQSAGTSAMSQNNVQTPAFHTSTHFSPVPQTVATPPVSLPKPCRQTQCSMVESAIASIASSQTSPRVATSSQGTGSFAAVPIPGTSQNFAGIDFQGTLPVHDQYSSVCNFPFGFCNSPQGAANNKFVRSQSVQTHNL